The Silene latifolia isolate original U9 population chromosome X, ASM4854445v1, whole genome shotgun sequence genome contains the following window.
AAGTGTCGTAGTTATTCTGTGGACTATATAATCTCAGCTCACTCACACTGTCACGGTTTCATTACTCCCGCTGCTATTGATGGGATACCATACCTCAATACCTCTATGACATAAAAAATCTCTTCTTTAACATGTCAAAGCAGCATCTCATAAAGCATCTGGTAGCTTTCGCTTTAAACTTTTTCACATAAAGAATATAAACATGATGTTTTTATGTGGATCATGAACACTCAGCTCCCTTTTTCTTAGAGGTAGCTGTTAAATGATATCATCCCTTTTCCTCGATTTCTTGTATACTAATTAAATCCCCTTTTTGACTTGTAATTTTCAACTTCAGCTTTTGCTATAATCCCAACTCTTTATATCTCCTGACTTTTGTCCCGTCAATACTTTACTCCTGAAATTAAGACGGAGAAAATCTGACCATTTTACGAtaaattgttatttttattacAGAAATTAAGGCCCGTTTGAAATGAGAATTTGCATACGCCTTTATGGGGGAATATCTTGTGCTTGAATTCTTTCTGAACATTAACTTCATGCCATGTTTATTATATACTCAGAATCAAGGTTCATTTGCTGGTTAGTTTTATTGCGACGTACTTAGAGAATCTCTTCCATTTGTCCTCCGGAAATATATAAGATGGTGGGGCTAGACTTAGAAACTAGAGGTAGAAATCCAAGCTGTTGATTAGAGGATATGATGCTTTGGTCCTTGGATATCTAAATTAAGATTTCCTGCTGGTGTCGGAATCTTATATATTTTCATGTCGTAGTGCTGTTGTCGGCTTCCCGCTGTTCTTTTCATGTACAATTACAGCACCCTATTTTTCAGCTCTGCTGTTCATTCATTTTTTACAGAAGAAGATAGTCCTCGACTCTGTCGGGGCATGACATTGGTTTACGTGTCCTGAAAATGATATTAGCTTTGTTTTGGTAAAGTTTAGGACAGTTTTATTTACTTTCACTTATTTCTATTCAAACTTACAGTCCAACTTTGCAacttataagaaaaaaaaaaggagatttctctttttcatttgaTGCTTCCACTATACTATTATTTGTCAGTTTTTACTGTTACATTATCAACTGTCTGGGCGCCTGGCCCCGTGTATCATGACTTGCGATTCTGTCGTTGATGATGTTTTCAACTGTTGTATCCATTGTCGAGTTTTTTGATCCAAATCCGTTTCATTACTCTCCATCCATGATTCAGTACCCGTAAGGACTAAATAGTCCACTGCATGTTATTAACTGAATCGGAGTAATGACTAAAGATTTCTCTTGTTGAAGTCGCGTTGAAGATATTTGATTCTATTTGTGTTAAATGTGATTGAATTATGATTTGTATGGATAACAGAATCTTTCAGCAAATTTTATCTGTTTTGTAGAAAGATTTCATTCTGCATGAGGACCATGCTACTCTCCTGTCAAATTGCAGAAATTTGCAGGAAATGGTACTGCTTCTGTCTCAACCATTTGTTCCTCTACTTAACTTCCTCCCtccatcccaatcatttgtttacctttgttatTCTTCGCCAGGAGTATTCTGAATGAGGACCATGCTACTCTCCTTAGCCTTGCTCTGAACTCCAAATACCTAACAATCTGAGAATCACGTCCTCAGATTTTCGCCTATTAGTCAGTCTTTACCGATTTAGATTTTGACATTGAATTCATCCTGGACATTTTCCTTTTTTTAATATATGCTCGTAAACATGCCTGTTTTACCATAGCTGTGTAGTTAGTTAGTCTCTGCTGTCCGAATCAGTACTCTAGTaactttttttttcggtttttaccCTGCTTAATATTTTCTTCTGAATATACTGTAAACATGTAATAAGAAACTGTAAAAATTCACTTAAATATTACAGTCACCCATCCCTTTGTATATTCTGATTTTGAGATCGAGCAGAAACAAACCTAAAACAGCATCTTATTAAAAAATTTCATACCTCGGaaaataccaaaaatattttCAAgaattttaaaaccaaatttcTTGACAAATGAATATCAATACATCAAGAATGACCTCTTTCAATATCGTCCTTGACGAAAGTTTCATCCTTTATTTGTTCCTCACCTTCCTTCTCTTCTTCATTTTCCACAGCGCTGCTGTCGTCCTTGTCGACAGCTTCACTAGCATCattaccatcatcatcatcagcatcattGTCGTCTTCTTCATCAGACTGCTGTATGAAGCAGAGACGAAGGCGTCCATCTTCCCTAGAAGCATGAAAACGCTCATATGTTGGAATCTTAATCTCCTGCAATATAAACCTTCCGTCTTGTCTAGAAGACTGAAACCAAACACCAGGCTTTCCTGTCTTCCCTATGCAAGAAATCGGCGGAGGGAATGTCATACCATTAgtcgtcctcctcctccccctcctcctGTACTGATCACCTGAATTCCCTCTTGCATTCATTTTACAGTTGCTGTTATTCTTACCATGATCATTTTCGCGGTCATTTTTGTTATAATCTAACCAGGTACCAGGAAACTCAACCTTGAGATCCTCAACATAATCCAAACTCTCTGAACCAATCCCTTCAGTGCAAAGCTGAAGGCTCTCATTTCGCCTATGACGACGATACTCATTACTACTCTTAGCATCTTCTGTACTACTGTACAATTGTACATACCTGGTGGTGGCTGCCATGTTGCAGCAGATGCATAAACAGGATCAGGACTCTCTTTGAAATGCAACTCACCAAATATCTCAGTAAACGAGTGCTCGAGAGGCCGTTTTATGGGTTGGATTTGCTTCCATGGAGAAGATATAGTATCAATCAAGGAAGATGATGCTGAATTTTCTGTTATTTTGCTCTCAAAGATGTGCCTTAGGCTACTTCCAcaggttgacatttatattttTTACTTTATTATATTTTTGTCACACCCTTATGTTGCCTCAATTTGGAGAGCattacattacatatatatatatatatatatatatggaggaAAAAAATGAGATTTTTTTGTGTTGGGAAATGGGCTATTTCTCTAGGGGATTTTATGTGATTATATATAATCGCAAATTCGGGTTTAAGATGACAATATCAGTTGTAATGCTAAAACTGGTCAATTAGGTaatggccctgtttggtaaacagcagattaatttcagcataagtaGATTGCAAAAGCAAattataaatgacatattttaataGAAGGTTTAATTTCAGCATAAGTAGATTgtaaaagcagattataaataaCATATTTTAACAGAaagtttgactagcatattataattaccagaattaatttgagtgtttggtaattggagattacgattagtagattgttgtttttttttgtaaaatggaTTAAAATTTCTTATTTTAGATTATACTAACCAATATGCTGGGGTAAGTAAAAtagcatattgaccccaaatatgttgtttcaatatgctgtttactaaacactaaaattagcatatttgGTCAAATATGCCAAAACCattgaatatgttaaaaattagctaatatgccgtttaccaaacaccctTAATATATGATAAAAGATAACTAACTTCCTAGATATTAGCAAAAAGTTTGTTCTATTATCATCAAGGGTAATATTTGAATTCAGTTTACCATTAAAACAGATATTATCGTCTTAAACAAGAACAACTATATATAATATCTCTTTGGTAGTTGCATGGGCTCACACTTTTCTGCAGGGAAAAGGTCAAGTAAAGAAGAACAAGTTAAAGGGGAGTATTTCTGCTTTTCTTGTGCCATATCTTTTGTAAACCTAAGCTCCCAATATATTTGTGACATTTGTATTGTGGCAATTTGATCCAACTTTTATTGATGCTACTCAGACCAATTTGATGTGAATTTAATTAAGGGTCAGCTCGGATCTTTTGTAGATTCTGGACTCTTTTTTTTGCTATTTAATTCATACGTGTTTGGATCTTAAATGAACGGATTTGATCTATATTAATGTATAAAAAATGCGTCGAATTGAAGTAGATTGAAAATAAGCCTGAACAAATAGTGCCTCAATAATTTGTTAGATAAGGATCAAAGCCCTCGAGAAACGATTGTAAACACATGATTATTGTGGAATTTTGCAAAAAACTATAGACAATTTAAAGTAATTCTCATTCATTATATTGGATATTTACGAGAATTTTCTatgagaaaataaaataaatttgacttttttttaggtgaatgGTTAAACAAAAGTTGCTGAATTTATAACCATCTCGGGAGATTTGAACATAAATAGTTCGGAATTATTGACCGCCCATGAATCCGACTTCCCAATTTGTCATGCTTTACATGATGCCTGGAATACATTTCATTTTCTATATAATAATTAACTCGAGTTCCATCAACTATGATATTAATTATTAAATGTGAATCTGTGACTAACACTAACCAGAGGGTTCTGTTGGCTATCCGTGTTATGCCACAGACAAAAAAAAACGATTACTAGATGGTCAAACACCTCGGCAAGAAGCGCCAAGAAAGTGCAAACAATGAGTTTTGTATGGGACGGTCTTCACACGGAAACATAAGACCAATTAAGCTCCTAATGAACTAATTCATCTTTTAAACACTGGGTTAATGAGTCGGTTTCACACGTATGATAGTCTCGTATAAGTAAGTTTATTTGAATCACAAAAGCATAAGTTAGTGGCGGAAAGGTTTCATCGCCAAGATTCAGTGAACTCGATCCTTGAACTAATACGGCTCAGGTTGCAAATACTCTTCAACCTCTCGACGGGTCCCATAGGATGTACAGTGTTTGAACTCACGACGACCTCAGGCTCCTTAACAGAATTACTGGTTTGGCCGAGTCTGGAGGCTCTGTACTGTGATTGAAACATGGGTCCTGACCGGAGTGAAAGACTTGATTGTAATCCCTTAAATGACTGCCAATGGAAAGGCGAATCATCAGATTCGCTTCCATCCTCTAGTGGCAACCTAGGACTGTAAGAAAAGGAGTCATCCTCCTCGGAGTGACTTTGCTCCGATTCTGACTCATCAGTGTCTTCAGAATGATGAGCTTCAGGAGAAATCGGTGATGGGCTTTGGTGTCCACTCTCATCAGAAGGCTCCGTATATGAGGCACGACCGggttctatacttgaatcttctCTATCTTGAAGTGTTTTAGTAATTAGGGTTTTAAGGAAGTTCATCACTTGGACAGCATACATCAGTGCAGTCAAAGGATCTGCCATCTACAATATACATGAATTTCGGAGTATTGAGTGAAGTtggtttttttttcatttaaaaATTGCGAAGTTAAAATGAAAGACGGGCTACCTGAGTCATGTTTGGAGCAAACACCATTGCGATGTTGTGAGCATTCATCCTGTTGTGATGTTCTTCTTGAACAACATCAGCCATCAAATTAATGGCCCAATTGAGCAGAGCGCCCTCTGTTGCAGGAAGTTGCTTCACAAGCTCGGTACAGTCCTCTTCAGACTCGCAATGCATCACATCTTCCGGTGACAATGGATCTAATACCCCAGTTGGCAGTTCCCTAAACCAAGCCTGCAGAATCCAGTACAAAAGCTTGAGATTCCACTTGGTAAGGAATTGCCCGTATATTCATTTGAAGACAGACCTCGTGTTTGAGAAATTGTCACGTCAAGTCTAACACTTGGATATGTGTAGTGTCGGGCATGGGTACCCAAGTTCGAGGAAAATAACTTATACCTTAATAAGACCAGCTAGGCAGTGAACATCAATGTCATCCGGCACCACACCCTCATTCAACTGGTCTCGAACAAACTCTTCATGACTGTTATCTGCAGTAATTCTAAAAATTCCTTCCTCCTGCACATAAACTTATCCTGTTACACCAAAAAAACTAGCCAGAAAACCTTCCACAAGAAATCACATTTGAAAAGACTAATCTAAAGACGATGTTGAATATCTCAATTATAATATGAAGTTAAATCGAGAGGTCGTATGCACCTGCAAACCTCCCTGAGCATAGAGACGCCTTTGCATCAATACAAGTATCGTTGGCACACAATTGCCTCTCGCGTCAAATGACAGTTGCATGGACTCTGTGGAAACTCCAAAAACAGATGTACTGAAGCAGGGAAAATGTATACATAATAAGAAAACTGCCAACAAGTCAAATCAGAAAAAGATTATATATATAGCATAAGTATACCCGTCCAAAATCGCAACTAATGAAATTTGTTATTGAGCTATTTCAACATATGGATGGATCAAAGCGTCGCCTTTTATCTGTCCAGGCATCTATCAATAACTTATAACTTTATAGGGCTAAATTACAACACAAGGGTTGCTGGGTTTTACTCATTTCAGTATTACAAAACAAAAATTACTACACAAATAAATGTCCGGCCATTAGTCCTTTTATTCTTCGTACACCCAACAAAAGCCACTCATCAAAGCGCCTATACCTCTGAAAATGAGATGCATATAGATATAGTCATGCCTATGTCTTCAAATTTTCGATTCAGTCTTAAGTACTCAACACGGAAATATGACAAGCCACAAAATGTATCAGTCTATGTTGTGCCTAGTACGAGAGGACTAAGTGACACTTTGTTCGGAGTGACAAAAACTCACAATTCTTGGCACATTATCTCAGATGTAAAACTAAGATCACTATAGTTCTTCTAGTTTTATCATAAATTCCAACGAGTTCACTCATGATGTCGCCACAGATTCTGCAAAGTTATTCTGAATTATCATCAGTGATTTCGCTGCTAACCACCTATTGCAAAAAGGTATTATCATAAATTCTGAACAAAGTGATACAAATTCCAAAGGCTCATAAAAGATCTGCTCAATTGATCATGAGGGTGATAAACGTGTGAAAAGTCGAGGATCTGAACATTTTCATTGACCCTTTCCGAAAAAGTATAAAGATAAAAAAGTAACCTGATCAAAAAGATATATAATTGAAAACATGGAAGACCATTCACCTAAATTTCTTCCTAGCCAAACGATATTGTTTTTTAGAAACTCGGAGTCAGTTTGCTAGGAGAGAACATGAAGTATATGAATGACCTCATCTACGGAACTTGACAGTCATAAAAGAGCTCACTTTGTAATAGACGAACACAGCTTGCCATTCTCACAATTACACGGCATCTCACAAAGAGGTAAGCTAAACTAAGCACTTAGATCAGATCATAACCACCATGGAAATCAAAATACTCCGATCGGAAGAGCATCATAAAGTGAACAATGCAAAGGCCACACTTGGAAACAAGTCTATGTTTCTATGATCAAAATCAGGCGCAGTTCTGAATGACAAAGACCATACTGTGGTTTCACAAGGAAAATTTGGATAAATTTGAACAAACGATAAAGATCAGGCATTGTTCAACATTAGGGGCTAAAAATCGCAAAAACCGCAATGCAGACATAAACGCTCTAATATTCAGAATCACATTCTTCATCTTTAGGAGCTAAAATGCACAAAGAGCAAACAACCACATTATGACCTAACTTTGCCAAATAATTACAGAAATGACAGGTATTTCTCACACAACCTTCCTCGGATGAAACTTCTACTTCACATTATGCAACACAATGCGAAAACATACACCCTCCGtcgtaatcatttgtttactttctaTTCTGAGAGTGCTTTTATGTGTTGATTGATCATCAAATTACATTGGTCCACGTGTCATCGATTAACAAAAGCTACAATTAATCCCCTACTCTTTCTTTGATCGTTTGCCAAaagtaaaggtaaacaaatgacgacACACAGACAGAGTAGATAACAATATACTCTACATGTCGCAAAAATCCCATCCCAAAAATTCTCTAAGATTGTTCACCATTACCAAAATCCCATTTTAAATTTACACACCAAGAACAATATTCAACCAAATTATGAACCAAAACTCAATCACAATATGCATCAAAATCTAAAAACCAAGATCACAATTACCCCAAAAATTACCAAACTACAAACAATTCCCAAACTTTTCCCCCAATGATCCTTAACCAAACACCAAAACTCAAACTTTATCACCAAGAACAAAATCAAACCTACATTATGCAAGAACATCATCATCAAATACACCAAAATCAACTAAAATAACACAACCCAAATGAGAAATAAGCAAGTCTTGCTTGTGACTGTCTTAAGTTAAGACGTCTCACAACCCCTTTCCTTTTCAACATCATTTAAATCGGTTGTGAGTGTCGTCATAACTACTGACCGTCACAAATAACAATTTGTGATGAGAATTGTACCTAGCACTAGGAGCTCTCCTAGGAACTTCAGGCTCAAACTCCAATGGCAAACCTAAAAACCCATCAAACCTATCAAAAGTAACATGAGACACATGTCGAACATCGGTCGGCTCACCGATATCCATTACAGCAATCTCTGAACTACCAGCAGTACAAGAAGAAGCAAGAGATTTTCTCAACAAATCAATAAAAAGTGTAAAAAATGAAAATTCCCCTTTTTCTCCACCTCCTTCAATACTATCTAGATCTTCTTCCTCAATTGAAAAACtagaattagggttttcaataAAAAATGAATCAGAAGAAGAGGGATTTTGAGATGATGGAGAATGTAACACATCTGTCATTGCTATCACACAATTTGCTGTAATGGGTACCTAATAAATGTAATAATTCATCAATTTATTGTATGAACTGTTCAAAGATCAAATCTTTTATTATAAAAATTGGGGAAATTGGGAAATTTGAACGTTTAAACGAATCGCAAATTATACTATGAGACTGTTGTAAATTATGAATTGGGTATAATTGAAAGAATGAGTAAAATCTAATTAGACGTGGGAATCATGAAGGATTAATCAAATGTTATTGTAATCTAATTACATCAATTTCAAAAATTGGATAGGTGGATAGTTGAACAAGTGATTGAGGAAAAAGTAAAAGAGAACGTCAAAATGCAGGAACAAAGAGTGGGAATATCGTCTGTTTGCTGGCAATCTTGCATTCAAATCAAAGTCGTTTCCATCTCGGTGTCACTGTGTACGACCGTCTTATTTTCTGatcttttatttgattaaaccgGTGGTGATAGACATGTGCTAGTTTGCAATTGGTTTTTGGTGTTACTCTCTCACATACGACTTTTACTCTTTTACATACATTTTTTTCATAATGTTTCCAAACACTACTCTTCCCTCAAGTAAGAAACCCTAATTTTATTTTTTCTCtttctcctaaaacctaattaaattTCACTCTAGTTCTTCAATTATGGATCTTATTGGACAAATTATTACTTcgattcataaaaaaaaaacgacaTTAATTTGCTTTATATTAGACAGAATTGCAGTGCGCAAGTTCATTGTTTTGTTTGACGCAAAATTGCAGTGCGTATGTATTTCTTCAActatatgaaaatgaaaatgattaCCAATACAATATCCATATTCCTTGTCAATTTGATATTTCAATCAACTTGTCTTGTCATTTTATTCAATTAATGAATTTTAACCTGCATGAGAGAATAGGGAAGATGGTGGTGTGCGGTCGTACGAGAATTATTACGTTATCGAAATCAACTGGGGCTGCGTAAAGGGTGGTTTGTTGGTGCAGTCGTGGCTGTAATTATCGTCTATTGGGGCGGGTGGTATCTGTGGTGTGTGGGATCACTAGTGATAGGGGTTGGTGGTGGTCCGGTAGGGAAAAGGAGGAGGTGGCAATGGTGAGGAATTTGACGTATGAGAGACGTGAAATGAAGGAAAATTGAAAAATGGAAGGGGTAAAAGTGTCTTTTGCGTATGTAAaagagtaaaatgcgtatgtgaaagagcaatacCCTTTATTTAAATTAAACTGTCTTAATTTAAAACTTTCCATAATAACCTTtattttcactttttattttaaTCAGGTTTAGTTGTCGTATTAAATTAAGACAATTTTAAAAAAGAATTACTTGAGGTTTACTCCTATTTGAGGTTTTTAGGTGGACCTATTTGTCCACCTCTTCACCTATAACTGTTTTCACGTGTGGCCTCGTAGGTGCAAATTTGAACCGTGCGGTAGTTGGAAATGTGTATGTCACATTGTCACCGGTCTCGAATTCTCGATCACGTTTTCATTTTGGTTCGATTATTTTTCCTTTAGGTTTGTTTGTGTTTTAATCGAGTTATTTAAGAACAAGGGTTGCCGGGTTAGTGTGAATCTGTGAGATTAACAAAATTTAGGTCGGTATAACGATATAGTTGAAGTTGTGTTAAGTAAATAAGATTTAGCACATTCACCATCTAAAAAAACCTGGGCTAAATAACTACATTGGTATTTAAAAGTAGAAGATTTGTGACAATTTGGTATTAAAATACGATGAcaaaaaatattttgtttttttggttgAATAAACAAACATATTTTTTTTCCACAACTAAACAGATTACTGGAGTATATGAGATTAAGAGAACATACCAGTGTAAAGCGTCATTGACATcaatcccccttatactaaaagaataagagatctttcatattttcccgcctaaatgaatttggctaTAATTGAGCTTTCATTATATTGTATATGTAATTGGACTTTTAATACATCATATCTGTAATTAGGCTTTCATTATATTATTTCTACAACTGGATTATAATGAACTTTTTTGTTTTCCATTGATTAatacaaaatattaataataataaaatttacaattaaatttcaaattgagttaaatacAGTTGTAAAATTGTTATTTTCTATAATATTCCTATTTAGCattcgcgcgggatctatactagtactAATATTACTTATTTGCATTGGACAATAACATTCACATCAACATTAGTACTTCTTCGTAATCCTCCTTTATTTttttactactaagagaataaaatctataaaactatattaaaagggtaaccttaaaaggccacgtagacaaagccacataAGCGAAGAAAAAGCCACGCGTGCATATATAGTTAAAAGACAACTttaaatacatttaatttttttccatgtaggattatcataattaaattttattaatttatattgttaatattaaggctactttaataaatttattaaaatttattataaggtttagtaatatttttttgtgtggaaaccataagatcattatttaaattataaaaataaattaaaaatttagtcTCATaatttaaatcattcaatttttttcatctaactcctccttaaccataatatagtagctaaaaggtcttatatagtaaataaaaaatctaataatttggattataaagctactaatatctacaaatttataaatataattaaaagaaaaaaccaaaatatctatcatcatcaatatgtcatattttaactacatagttaaaaggcaacttaatacatttaatttttttgccatgtaggattatcataattaaattctattaatttatattgttaatattaaggctactttaataaatttat
Protein-coding sequences here:
- the LOC141621203 gene encoding uncharacterized protein LOC141621203, whose amino-acid sequence is MAATTRYVQLYSSTEDAKSSNEYRRHRRNESLQLCTEGIGSESLDYVEDLKVEFPGTWLDYNKNDRENDHGKNNSNCKMNARGNSGDQYRRRGRRRTTNGMTFPPPISCIGKTGKPGVWFQSSRQDGRFILQEIKIPTYERFHASREDGRLRLCFIQQSDEEDDNDADDDDGNDASEAVDKDDSSAVENEEEKEGEEQIKDETFVKDDIERGHS
- the LOC141622803 gene encoding rho GTPase-activating protein 5-like — translated: MTDVLHSPSSQNPSSSDSFFIENPNSSFSIEEEDLDSIEGGGEKGEFSFFTLFIDLLRKSLASSCTAGSSEIAVMDIGEPTDVRHVSHVTFDRFDGFLGLPLEFEPEVPRRAPSASTSVFGVSTESMQLSFDARGNCVPTILVLMQRRLYAQGGLQEEGIFRITADNSHEEFVRDQLNEGVVPDDIDVHCLAGLIKAWFRELPTGVLDPLSPEDVMHCESEEDCTELVKQLPATEGALLNWAINLMADVVQEEHHNRMNAHNIAMVFAPNMTQMADPLTALMYAVQVMNFLKTLITKTLQDREDSSIEPGRASYTEPSDESGHQSPSPISPEAHHSEDTDESESEQSHSEEDDSFSYSPRLPLEDGSESDDSPFHWQSFKGLQSSLSLRSGPMFQSQYRASRLGQTSNSVKEPEVVVSSNTVHPMGPVERLKSICNLSRISSRIEFTESWR